Genomic DNA from Fimbriimonas ginsengisoli Gsoil 348:
TCAGTATTCCTCTCGGAAGCTACCCGAGTAGGAACTGAACAGGGGGACTCCAACGGCACCTCTATTGAAAGACTGCTGGCCAAAATGGGAATTGCCGAAGTTTCAGTTGTGACAGACTTCCCCGTGACTACTGCAGTTTATGGCTTTACGCGGGGAGCCCCAGGTCAGAAAGCCAAGCTCAACCCATTTCCTCGCGACACTCATTACGGAAGAATTCCAGTTTACACGGACGTCGTGGAGGCGGATGCATTAATTGTAACGCTCAATCCCAATATGATTGTACAGTGGCTCGAATCACTTGGCTACAGTTGTACTTTGCCCGGTGCCTCTTCTCCGGAGGTCTCAGCGAAGGGATATTTCCTAAACCTATTTGATGGTGTTGATCTTCGGGAAACAATCGGGGCAGGAGCGCCAGAGGCAAGATTAGTATTTGGAGCACTGCACTCGTTATCACATATCTCGATTAGGCAGGCCGCATTACTGTCCGGTCTTGATGTCACTAGTATGTCCGAGTATTTGCTGCCTCGATCCCTCTCCTATGCCATATTTTGCAACCATCGATTTGGAGCAACTATTGGTGCCTTGGTATCGCTCTTTGACCAATCTCTTGAGATCTGGCTAGAGTCCATCAGAGAAAATAGAGGTTGTGTTTACGATCCTGTTTGTACGTCGCAAGGAGGGGTTTGCCATTCCTGTTGCCACCTAGCCGAGACTAGTTGCAGGTTCTTTAACCTCAACTTAGCGCGTCCCATGCTTTTTGGTGGTCATGACCGTGAACTCGGCAATGTTTCTCGCGGATATTTGCAGTTTTCAGAGGAATGAACGATTCAACTGTGCTGGTTACGACATTGCCGGACCAGCTACTATGTGGGACCGAGTTTGATGTCCGGCGAACTGCTGGGGTGCTCGTTCAACTTGTTACGGAAGCCAAAGAGGAGCTTCTCATTGCCTCTCCCTTCATCACCGCGGATGATGAGTATATGGGTGGGGAGAGCATGTATCAGTCCTTGGTAGCAGCGACAAAAAGAGGTGTTAAGCTTATCTGCTTCCTCTCGACCAGTGGCGCAAAGGACGTGCTGTCCAATGGGCTTCACCGTGAACTACATAACCTAACGCTCTTCGAGCCTAGCAGTGCACTTGCTGCTGAGAAGCGCATGGGTTCGCACGCAAAAGTGGTGATTGCAGACTCAATGAGTGCCTACATTGGGAGTGCCAATTTCACCTATCCTGGCCTGCACTCCCAGTTGGAGATCGGAGTACACGTCCACGGGGATATCGCTCGGGAGTGCAGGTGCCTCTGGAACATAGTTCAGGCGAACGGCTACTTCCAGCAAGTCTTCCCTTAGTTTGCGTTATCTCTAGCGTGTCGCATCAGTGCAATTCTTATCCCTATTTGCCTTCGAAGAGTTCCCATAGTCCAGTCCTGCCCGATCCCAGAAAGCTCCGCAGTTAATCGAGAAACTCTCACCTCGTCTTGAGATTCTGGCCACTCCAATATGTCAGTTGTCAAACGATGATACAGCAGGTCGTTATCTGACAAATACTTGTGTGGAGAAAGATCGGCTTCTTTAGCCTCTTCGAGTGCCGCCCCTACGCCACTAAAGAAGCGTAGTATTGGATCTGGGTTTGGTCTTCCCCCGGATACCAACCTCAGTCGAATGTCGGGGGCAAGCGCAGCCGCAATCCGAGTCGCGTCTGCGGCGGCGACAATTAAGGTGGCTCCACGCAGACGGGCTAACTTGGCTATCCCGGATGCTACCATCACTGAGGTTAATGGATCGAGGAACGCGCAGAATTCGTCCGCAACCCAGACGCTCTTCCCCGACGCGACGAGCATTGCAGCCGCGACTCGATATCGTTGGCCATGCGAGAGTTGGTTCCGCTTTTTAAGATAGACTTTCGCTTCTGAGATGCCAGCCGAATTAAGGTACATGCATGCGTCGCGTGTACTCGCATCAATCAGGTCGATGACTGCTAAGTGTTCATTGAAATTTAGGTCTAGGTTGGCAACCTCATTGCCTAGAGCGGCAGGCGTGATCGTGCCTGAGTGGATCTGTGTCTTGCCAAACAGGCTTTCCAAAAGGGTTGACTTTCCGCTACCGCTCGCCCCTTCAAGTAGAACTATGGAGCCTGGTGGGATATCAAGGGAGAAGTCTTCTATTACGCAATTTGAGTCGGAATCTTCGTCGAGGCCGAAAGCCGACACAATCTCCAGTTCTCTCGTGCTGTTCGTCGAGCGGGACAGCTTGACTTTCACTGAGCGGAGTGTGTCGTGGACAGAACTAATGCGGAGTAGTTCGTTTTCCTTCAAGCTTCCATGCTGTTCACTAAGGAAGTTCGATAGTGCCGATTGAAACAGGTCAATCGTCTGCGATAGCGTTGAACGGGAGGCATGGAGAGCCTCTAAGGTTCTTGCGAGGTCGTTTGCAACTCCGATTATGGAATCGGAGAGAGCCGATGACTGATCATAGGCTAAACCGACCTGACACTTGTATTCGCTGATCGCCTGGGAGACAGCCCCGGCAAGCGCGGAGTAGGCCCCCATGTGGGAATCGTTATCGACAGCCACTTCATCAGGAATTCTTCTTAGCGCCTGATGAATTCGAGTGATTTCATTATGTAAGGGAACCAAGTCTTGGTTAAGTCCGAGTGAACTCGATGAGAGCCTGGGAATATGAGCGGATACAATGTGTCCAATAGTTGCACGGCAGAATCGAATGAGGGGAGGCTGTACTTGAGCGCAAGAAGCTTCTTCAGAAGCCACTGCAACGTGAGCTAGCTGTATTCGGTCGTAAACTGCTATTGGACAACCTGATAAGGGAACAGCGTAATATGGTTTCGGAGAAGATGCTTTCATTTTCATCCGGTCGAGACTCGATCTCCAGTGCCCTGATCCCATCTGATGATCCAGTTTGTCTTTCGGTGTGATGAGAACCTCTTCTCTGCCTGAGGTCTCACCAAGGAGGAGCATGCCGCCCTTTTGGAACAGCGGATGTAAGCGGCTCATCTCCGCGACAGTCTCTAGGAGCACTGGCTTCTTTCCGGCTGCATTCCAGTGTAATTCTGCATATGACCTCGCAGCCTCTACTAGTAAGCGTCCCGTGCCGATCCCTCGGAACTCTGGGTGCACGACAACGCGGGCAATTCGCACAACGCGGTCGACATGCGCGAGTCTTCCGATGCTATCCCATTCGAAAAGCCTGTCTCTTGGAGTTGTAAGGAGAGGGGGGGAATTAAGCATGACGTAACCGATGGCTCCATTGAATGGACGCTTCGTGTGCTCGTCAAGCAGTCGTAAGATGAGGGCAGTAGACCTGCCCCACATATTTAAGGTTCGATAGTGAAATTTATTAAGCCATCTGACGGCGTCGTAATCGGAGGCAGAAACAACCTCTGCACAACAGAGGCAGAGTGAAGTCCCATTAGCGACCGGCATGACGGAAGTATTCCGAAAGTATGGTTTGAGAATTGCGGTGGCGAGTTCGCCAAACCCGTTGCAGAGGAGCTTGCTCACCTGGGGTTCGTCGTCTTCGTTTATTACGAGGTAATCCCTGTTTGCCAGACTCGGTTCTTGCTCGGAAGTGTCCTTCTGAAACAAGTATGAAAATCGAGACAAAGTAATTGTCTTGAGCTGTTTGGAGCCCGAAACGGACCTTAAAGTCAAGAGTTTGCCCGTCGATTTGGCCCGCACGTCTATCAATTCCCACGCTTCTGGATAGCATTCGGCTATCTTCTCGCTGCTCCATGGAGCAGCGTTGGAGGAGAAGTTTGACTTGGGCACTCCGTATATTGTAGCGAGTCTGCTGGGAGATTGAGCCCGGACGACTGGTCGTTTGCCCCGACTGCTCATCGCGTTTGGAGAAGGTGTTCGGGCTCGCAGTGGAGCCCGAACAAACTGCAATTATAGGATGTAGGTCAACATATCGCAAGCAGCATGCTGCACGAGCGTAAGTGACTGTGCGAGCAGTTTCTCGTCGCCACCGTAGAGCCGGATGTAGTCCCAACTCGCGGTCCGGTTTTCGAGACCGCAGGCCTGGGTGACGACGTAGGCAACGGCCTCGGCTTCCACCTCGCGGATCTGCCTTGTCGTCTCGATGCGGCGTGGTCCTCGGTGGAGTAGTTCATGGGCCAATTCGTGGGCAAGCACTGAGAGCTCCTCTGCCGGTTCCAAACCGCGTAGAATCGTGATCGCCTGTCCGTGGCTGAGCCCAAGGGCTCCACCCAGGTTGTCCGCGTAAGCGAGGCCGATATGCTTCTCTCGCACGAGGTCCCTCAGGCGGGTGAGATAGCAGCCAACTTGTCCCGATGTCTTTCCGAGAGTGGGTAGAGGTTCCCCTTCCGTCTGCTCAGCATCGAACACGTAGACCGTTACAAACCGCGTGACGATCTTGGGCGCGTCCTTTCGGTCGGCGTCCTCGTCCTCCGGGAGTTCGTCCGGCCGTGGACGTCGCATGGATGGTGCGAGAATGGCAATGCCCTTCTCACCCTTCTTCACCCATCGTCCCAACTCTTTCCAACGGTTGAAGCCCGCCACTTGGGTAGCTTCCGGCCGCTGGCAGAGGATCAGGAGACAGTTATGGAAGGAGTACCGGTGGAACCGGGACATTACGTCGAGGTAGCGGGTCAGTTCGTCGCTGTTGCCGCTGGCGAGCGCCTCAGAGAGGCGAGTAAGGGCAGATGCCGCAAGGGTCGCGGCTTTGTCGTTGGTTGCAGTAATGGACACGTGGTCCCTCCTCGGGAGCCGTCAAGGACTCCGCGCCGAAAGAGCGCCTTGAGGTCATCGAGGAAGGGCATGTCGGTACCTGCACGGGCATGGAAAAAGGTGGCGGTGGGCACCAGCAGCGAAGGTTGATGTCTGATCGCGGAAAAGCGGAAGGAAGGGGCCCCAGGGGTAGGGCCAGCCACCGCTAGGAGAAAGAGTCGGGTGGTCCGTCCTCGGGTCCCAAGGAGGACGGCCTGTGGCTGAGTCTTACGCCTGGGGAGGGAATTCCGCTCGGAGCGTCAGGCAGCAGACGAGCGTGGAAATTAGCCGATCAGCCAGGGCCGAGCATCATAGGGAAGAAGCGTAACGAGGAACGAGTGGAGCGTATGACCGGATGCCGGTCCGGTCTCGATTGAGGCCAAAATCAGTCATCTTGCCGTAAGTCCGAGAACCGCCACCAGCGTGTTCTCGAATTACAATCCCCGCAGAAGGATCTTGAGAACGTATTCTAAGCGGTGCCCAAGAAGCAGCCAATTCGTAGCACCATCAAGGACAAGGGCCTGAACACTCGGAAGGGACGAATGGTCGAGCAACTGGCCGCTCGGCTCCTTCGGATTGGCGGCATAGACGTGGAGACACGCGTCATGCTCCCCCCAGCAGGTGGTACCGGTGGGAGACGCGAGATCGACATCTTAATCCGCATTCGGTTGCCGGGGGGCAATGAAGCACTTTATGCCGTGGAGTGCAAGAACGAAAAGAAGCCGATCGAAGCGGAATACATCGACGCCTTCTACGGAAAGTTGACTTATCTCGGTATTCCGGCTGAGAACGGCATCTTTGTCTCGCGAAGTACGTACCGTCGCGGAGCCGTTGAAAGAGCCGCAGCGGCTAGTGTTCGACTCCTTCGATTGACCGGGCTAAAGGATGACGGGCTGACGGCTATGGTATTGGAGGCGATCCAGTCGGTCGTCTACCTCCTCGCAGATATAGAAGAAATGACTGTCTCTACATCTTCCAATGACGGGGGCCCGCTCTTCTGCACGGAAGACGGCTCCTATGCCGGGAATCTGATGGACTTAGTACACCGGGCATGGGCTCAAGGGGGAATCCCGAGGGTTTTGGGCCAACACGAAGTTGTATTAGCGGTCCCGCCCCACTGGCGTTCGCGCACAGCCGGGGAGCCAGCCGAGGTGTTTGAAGCTTCGGCAAAGGTCAAAGTGATTGGTGTCGTCTATACAGTTGTGGGCGAGGCGACTACCCACACACTAACAGACCATGGCACTGGAGTTGTCCAGCGAGGCGAAATCCAAGCACGGTGGGATGAGACTAAGCACCGTATTGTCTTGGCGTCCTTCGGATCGTCCGATGAGTTGGAGCGCCATTTGCAGGGGTTGCGCGGGCTAATCCACGTGGTGGCCCGCAATGTGCCGATGCCGCGTATTAACGTCCGTTCAGATTGGGGGAGGCTCTACTGGCCGCCCAGCGACCAAGTCTTGAGCACAATTGTGAATAGGTTTGACCAAGGACTGCCTATCGGTCAACCGCAAGACGACTTTGAGGGGACTGTGTTCGACCGGGTATTTGATCCAGTCGCGGCTGCGTATGTCGCCCGCTTCCACTAGGTTACCAAGATGGGCCTTCTCCGACTATCGTGTCGCAAGGGCTCCACGTAAGTCAGATTCATAATCAGCGAATATCATGCGGAGCGGAGAAGAGAGGGAGGGGATGTTCGTGCCCCGGAAGAGACTCTTCTGATATTCGGAATTATGATATCTGCAGGACCGACTTTCGAATAGGTGCGCCGACCGTGAGCGAAGCGAACTTCAGGTCACGTGCCGAAGGCTCCATATCCTGAGGGTTCATGGATTGGTTAAGCGTTTGGGCTCCGCCACGGGCCCGCCTATGTGCGTCGTCAGGCGCACGTTCCGCCGACCGGAGGTTATCTGAAAACGCACCCCGGGGTCGCAAAAATGACCCCTCCCCCCGGTTTCCTGGCGTATGTATTCTGAAAGTGCGGGGGCGGGCGTCCCGTGCCTTGCATGGAGAGCTATCCAGCCCTTCGAAACTAAACTTTGAACTTCAGTGGCTCAAAGTGATTGCTTGGAGCGTGAAAGCCGAAGTCGTGCGCGCCCAACTGGTGGAAGGTCCCGAGCGAGTGGGACTGATAAAAGGATGGTGAGTGATGGCTAAACACGTGACCGTGATGCCAAGTCGCGGCACGAACCGTGTGGGTCGCATTGTCTCCAAAGCCATGGTCGAATCCCTTTCCGTGTAGTAGATCCATTTAATCGAGCTCCTTCAGCGCCGTTCGCGCCGGTCCAAGTGATTGGTTCATTGAGAGTGCCTGTATCCATGCTTGGCGGGCCTCCTCGGGCCGACGCTGCAAGATG
This window encodes:
- a CDS encoding ArdC-like ssDNA-binding domain-containing protein, translated to MSITATNDKAATLAASALTRLSEALASGNSDELTRYLDVMSRFHRYSFHNCLLILCQRPEATQVAGFNRWKELGRWVKKGEKGIAILAPSMRRPRPDELPEDEDADRKDAPKIVTRFVTVYVFDAEQTEGEPLPTLGKTSGQVGCYLTRLRDLVREKHIGLAYADNLGGALGLSHGQAITILRGLEPAEELSVLAHELAHELLHRGPRRIETTRQIREVEAEAVAYVVTQACGLENRTASWDYIRLYGGDEKLLAQSLTLVQHAACDMLTYIL
- a CDS encoding ATP-binding cassette domain-containing protein — its product is MPKSNFSSNAAPWSSEKIAECYPEAWELIDVRAKSTGKLLTLRSVSGSKQLKTITLSRFSYLFQKDTSEQEPSLANRDYLVINEDDEPQVSKLLCNGFGELATAILKPYFRNTSVMPVANGTSLCLCCAEVVSASDYDAVRWLNKFHYRTLNMWGRSTALILRLLDEHTKRPFNGAIGYVMLNSPPLLTTPRDRLFEWDSIGRLAHVDRVVRIARVVVHPEFRGIGTGRLLVEAARSYAELHWNAAGKKPVLLETVAEMSRLHPLFQKGGMLLLGETSGREEVLITPKDKLDHQMGSGHWRSSLDRMKMKASSPKPYYAVPLSGCPIAVYDRIQLAHVAVASEEASCAQVQPPLIRFCRATIGHIVSAHIPRLSSSSLGLNQDLVPLHNEITRIHQALRRIPDEVAVDNDSHMGAYSALAGAVSQAISEYKCQVGLAYDQSSALSDSIIGVANDLARTLEALHASRSTLSQTIDLFQSALSNFLSEQHGSLKENELLRISSVHDTLRSVKVKLSRSTNSTRELEIVSAFGLDEDSDSNCVIEDFSLDIPPGSIVLLEGASGSGKSTLLESLFGKTQIHSGTITPAALGNEVANLDLNFNEHLAVIDLIDASTRDACMYLNSAGISEAKVYLKKRNQLSHGQRYRVAAAMLVASGKSVWVADEFCAFLDPLTSVMVASGIAKLARLRGATLIVAAADATRIAAALAPDIRLRLVSGGRPNPDPILRFFSGVGAALEEAKEADLSPHKYLSDNDLLYHRLTTDILEWPESQDEVRVSRLTAELSGIGQDWTMGTLRRQIGIRIALMRHARDNAN
- a CDS encoding restriction endonuclease, with the translated sequence MPKKQPIRSTIKDKGLNTRKGRMVEQLAARLLRIGGIDVETRVMLPPAGGTGGRREIDILIRIRLPGGNEALYAVECKNEKKPIEAEYIDAFYGKLTYLGIPAENGIFVSRSTYRRGAVERAAAASVRLLRLTGLKDDGLTAMVLEAIQSVVYLLADIEEMTVSTSSNDGGPLFCTEDGSYAGNLMDLVHRAWAQGGIPRVLGQHEVVLAVPPHWRSRTAGEPAEVFEASAKVKVIGVVYTVVGEATTHTLTDHGTGVVQRGEIQARWDETKHRIVLASFGSSDELERHLQGLRGLIHVVARNVPMPRINVRSDWGRLYWPPSDQVLSTIVNRFDQGLPIGQPQDDFEGTVFDRVFDPVAAAYVARFH
- a CDS encoding phospholipase D-like domain-containing protein, producing the protein MNDSTVLVTTLPDQLLCGTEFDVRRTAGVLVQLVTEAKEELLIASPFITADDEYMGGESMYQSLVAATKRGVKLICFLSTSGAKDVLSNGLHRELHNLTLFEPSSALAAEKRMGSHAKVVIADSMSAYIGSANFTYPGLHSQLEIGVHVHGDIARECRCLWNIVQANGYFQQVFP